The following proteins come from a genomic window of Methanobacterium sp.:
- a CDS encoding 4Fe-4S binding protein encodes MIVKEWCMYCGECAGVCPRCLIEVGETNITFDESSCKDCKICVQVCPVRALEK; translated from the coding sequence ATGATAGTAAAGGAATGGTGTATGTACTGTGGAGAATGTGCTGGCGTATGTCCACGCTGCCTCATTGAAGTAGGCGAGACAAACATAACTTTTGATGAAAGCTCATGTAAAGACTGTAAAATATGCGTGCAGGTATGTCCAGTACGTGCTTTAGAAAAATAG
- a CDS encoding TIGR04165 family Cys-rich peptide, translated as MKIDKLNEKCPECGCKDKTIKRDIEPAYHSRATTGAIICSKCGYVFKSARDEKCDEEE; from the coding sequence ATGAAAATAGATAAATTAAATGAAAAATGTCCTGAATGTGGATGTAAAGATAAAACAATTAAAAGAGATATAGAGCCAGCGTATCATTCTCGTGCAACAACAGGGGCAATTATCTGCTCTAAGTGCGGTTATGTTTTCAAATCAGCCAGAGATGAAAAATGTGATGAAGAAGAATAA
- a CDS encoding NAD(P)/FAD-dependent oxidoreductase gives MFIETDVLVVGAGPAGSSAAKHAALNGAEVLMVEKKSEIGSPKRCAEGVSKDGLIKLGIEPSSRWVTSEIDGVRLVSPGGIDVWLTQDTVKLPEMGYVVERKVFDKFMAMDAARAGADIMIKTLVKGLEKRDDHVMVKAERMGKEIEIKAEIVIGADGPESRVGRWGGLKTAVKPKYMESGAQFEMVGVQMENPNALEFYFGSVAPGGYAWIFPKGDDIANVGLAVISTLTEKSAYEHLLDFVKTCPATKNATAVELNIGGDPVGGIIKKISTDRILIVGDAAGMVNPLTGGGIISGMQGGLIAGEIAAAAVKEGDTSEKRLSMYDKRCEKEIGDSFNKYMKSREYLESLSDRELDLIAKAFNETEFERISTAELLKMLVKVSPKALLKLGKLF, from the coding sequence ATGTTTATAGAAACTGATGTTTTAGTGGTAGGAGCAGGTCCTGCAGGCTCATCTGCCGCCAAACACGCTGCACTAAATGGTGCAGAAGTGTTGATGGTTGAGAAGAAATCTGAAATAGGATCGCCTAAAAGATGTGCTGAAGGTGTATCCAAGGACGGGTTAATCAAGCTGGGGATAGAGCCAAGCAGTAGATGGGTAACTTCAGAAATTGATGGTGTACGTCTGGTATCACCTGGCGGAATAGATGTCTGGCTTACTCAGGATACTGTAAAACTTCCAGAAATGGGTTATGTTGTGGAAAGAAAGGTTTTTGACAAGTTCATGGCCATGGACGCTGCAAGAGCTGGTGCAGATATAATGATTAAGACCCTGGTTAAGGGTTTAGAGAAAAGAGATGACCATGTGATGGTTAAAGCAGAAAGAATGGGCAAAGAGATTGAAATTAAAGCAGAAATAGTGATAGGTGCTGACGGCCCAGAGTCCAGAGTTGGAAGATGGGGAGGTCTTAAAACTGCAGTTAAACCAAAATACATGGAATCAGGCGCTCAATTTGAAATGGTAGGCGTTCAAATGGAAAATCCAAATGCGCTGGAATTCTATTTTGGTAGTGTTGCTCCTGGAGGATATGCATGGATATTTCCCAAAGGAGATGACATTGCAAACGTTGGACTTGCAGTAATATCCACATTAACAGAAAAAAGCGCTTATGAACATCTTCTTGACTTTGTAAAAACATGTCCTGCCACAAAAAATGCCACAGCAGTTGAATTAAATATAGGAGGAGATCCTGTAGGTGGAATAATTAAAAAAATATCAACTGACAGGATTTTAATTGTTGGTGATGCTGCAGGTATGGTAAATCCTTTAACTGGTGGTGGAATAATAAGTGGTATGCAGGGAGGACTCATTGCAGGTGAAATTGCTGCAGCAGCAGTAAAAGAAGGAGATACATCTGAAAAAAGACTTTCCATGTACGACAAACGATGTGAAAAGGAAATCGGTGATTCATTTAATAAATATATGAAGTCCAGAGAATATCTTGAAAGCTTATCTGATAGGGAACTTGATTTAATTGCAAAAGCATTTAATGAAACTGAATTTGAGAGAATAAGCACTGCAGAGCTTCTTAAAATGCTGGTTAAAGTTTCGCCTAAAGCCTTATTAAAGCTTGGAAAATTATTTTAA